The proteins below come from a single Clarias gariepinus isolate MV-2021 ecotype Netherlands chromosome 17, CGAR_prim_01v2, whole genome shotgun sequence genomic window:
- the plppr1 gene encoding phospholipid phosphatase-related protein type 1, whose amino-acid sequence MASDNMQRSYSIIPCFIFVELVIMAGTVLLAYYLECTDIFGIHIQGFFCNDPELLKPYPGVEENSFIPPLILYCVVAAAPTTVIFIGEISMYMMKSTREALLAQEKMIVTGECCYLNPLIRRIIRFIGVFAFGLFATDIFVNAGQVVTGSLAPYFLTVCQPNYTGTECRLNHQFISNGNICTGNRVVVERARRSFPSKDASLSVYSAVYVTMYITSTIRTKSSRLAKPVLCLGTLCAAFLTGLKRVSEYRNHCSDVVAGFILGSSIALFLGLCVVNNFKGAHSTPTKRKTEEYRGLPLMTFPRVESPLETLSAQNHSASMTEVT is encoded by the exons CTGGTCATCATGGCAGGCACAGTGCTCCTGGCCTACTACCTTGAGTGCACAGATATATTCGGCATCCACATCCAGGGCTTCTTCTGCAACGACCCCGAGCTCCTGAAGCCCTACCCGGGAGTGGAGGAGAACAGCTTCATTCCTCCGCTCATCCTCTACTGCGTGGTGGCTGCAGCACCGACCACCGTC ATCTTCATCGGTGAGATCTCCATGTACATGATGAAATCCACAAGAGAGGCTCTTCTTGCCCAGGAGAAGATGATTGTCACTGGTGAATGCTGCTACCTGAATCCACTCATTCGCAGGATCATCAGGTTTATCG GTGTGTTTGCGTTCGGCCTGTTTGCGACGGACATCTTTGTGAACGCCGGGCAGGTGGTGACGGGCAGCCTGGCACCGTACTTCCTCACCGTCTGCCAGCCCAATTACACAGGTACTGAGTGCCGCCTGAACCATCAGTTTATTTCCAACGGCAACATCTGCACAGGGAACCGGGTGGTGGTGGAGCGAGCTCGGAGATCCTTCCCATCCAAAGACGCCTCGCTGAGCGTCTACTCGGCGGTATACGTCACG ATGTACATCACGAGCACGATCAGGACGAAGAGCAGTCGTCTGGCGAAGCCTGTGCTGTGTCTGGGGACGCTTTGTGCTGCATTTCTCACCGGACTGAAGCGAGTGTCAGAATACCGCAACCATTGCTCGGATGTCGTCGCCGGATTCATCCTGGGATCCTCCATCGCTCTTTTTTTG ggtctgtgtgtggtgaataactttaaaggcGCTCACTCGACACCTACCAAACGGAAGACGGAGGAATACCGTGGCCTCCCGCTCATGACGTTCCCACGCGTGGAGAGCCCACTGGAGACCCTCAGCGCACAG AACCATTCAGCGTCCATGACCGAAGTGACTTGA